The Equus asinus isolate D_3611 breed Donkey chromosome 22, EquAss-T2T_v2, whole genome shotgun sequence genome has a segment encoding these proteins:
- the TMDD1 gene encoding transmembrane and death domain protein 1 encodes MAMAAWALGLALWGWALAPAGALDAMGPHAAVRLAELLTPEECGHFQSLLKAPEPGVEAELARLSEDRLARVERPEPTVEPGRQRRRREAAEVSDGCREGLAAWLAAKAPSLSWDRVARALRRSGRPDVARELGKSLHQQATLQLRRFGGRYLPAPRAAPAAPAAPRPRRAARREPAWDALELLVERRPPAPYGRSPAAWAAPLALGLLGGFVGALGAGALLVLLTLWITGGDGDPAWPRGPGLTAPAEHRPAGRPSRGQAQPLRTAPPRPALLAGQVPARLRL; translated from the coding sequence ATGGCTATGGCGGcgtgggccctggggctggcgctCTGGGGCTGGGCGCTGGCTCCGGCGGGCGCCTTGGACGCTATGGGCCCTCACGCGGCCGTCCGTCTGGCTGAGCTGCTGACCCCGGAGGAGTGCGGCCACTTCCAGTCGCTCCTGAAGGCGCCGGAGCCGGGCGTCGAGGCCGAGCTGGCCCGGCTCTCGGAGGACCGGCTGGCCAGGGTCGAGCGGCCGGAGCCCACGGTGGAACCGGgccggcagcggcggcggcgggaggcaGCCGAGGTCTCCGACGGCTGCCGGGAGGGGCTGGCGGCCTGGCTGGCGGCCAAGGCCCCGTCCCTGTCTTGGGACCGCGTGGCCCGCGCCCTCCGGCGCAGCGGCCGCCCCGACGTGGCCCGCGAGCTGGGCAAGAGCTTGCACCAGCAGGCGACGCTGCAGCTGCGCAGGTTCGGCGGGCGCTACCTGCCCGCCCCccgcgccgcgcccgccgcccccgccgccccgcgcccccgccgcgccgcccgccgcGAGCCCGCCTGGGACGCGCTGGAGCTGCTCGTGGAGCGCCGGCCGCCCGCGCCCTACGGGCGGAGCCCTGCGGCCTGGGCCGCGCCGCTGGCGCTCGGCCTCCTCGGCGGCTTCGTGGGCGCGCTGGGCGCCGGCGCGCTGCTCGTCCTGCTCACGCTGTGGATCACGGGCGGCGACGGCGACCCGGCGTGGCCCCGCGGCCCCGGCCTGACCGCCCCCGCCGAGCACAGGCCCGCCGGGAGGCCCAGCCGCGGGCAGGCCCAGCCGCTCCGGACCGCGCCCCCGCGGCCCGCGCTGCTGGCCGGCCAGGTGCCCGCTCGCCTGCGGCTGTAA
- the FIGNL2 gene encoding fidgetin-like protein 2 isoform X2, protein MHWTPEHAQPLNQWPEQHLDVSSTTPSPAHKLELPPGGRQRCHYAWAHDDISALTASNLLKRYAEKYSGVLDSPYERPALGGYGDAAFLNGAKGDPEPWPGPEPPYPLASLHEGLPGTKSGSGGGSGGLGGSPVLAGNLPEPLYAGNACGGPSAAPEYTAGYGGGYLAPGYCAQGAAALPPPPPAALLQPPPPPGYGPSGPLYNYPAGGYAAQPGYGALPPPPGPGPGSYLTSGLPAPTPLAAPGPPRPAPAPYAFPEGGVSLKRKASDEGADGRYRKYVYEPAKAPAADGAPYPAADNGDCRGNGFRAKPPGVAEEASGKYGAGVPLKVLGSPVYGAPLEPFEKFPERAPAPAPRGGFAVPSGEPPKGVDPHALELATSKMVECGPPVQWADVAGQGALKAALEEELLWPLLRPPAYPGSPRPPRTVLLFGPRGAGKTLLGRCLATQLGATLLRLRGATLAAPGAAEGARLLQAAFAAARCRPPAVLLISELDALLPARDDGAAAAGALQAPLLACLDGGCGAGADGVLVVGTTSRPAALDEATRRRFALRFYVALPDGPARGQILQRALAQHGCALSERELAALVQGTQGFSGGELGQLCQQAAAGAGLPGLQRPLSYKDLEAALAKVGPRASAKDLDSLVEWDKMYGSGH, encoded by the coding sequence ATGCACTGGACACCGGAACACGCCCAGCCTCTCAACCAGTGGCCAGAGCAGCACCTGGACGTCTCCTCCACCACCCCGTCGCCGGCCCACAAGTTGGAACTGCCCCCTGGGGGTCGCCAGCGCTGCCACTATGCTTGGGCACACGACGACATCTCTGCCCTCACTGCCTCCAACCTCCTCAAGCGCTACGCAGAGAAGTACTCGGGGGTCCTGGACTCACCCTACGAGCGCCCCGCCCTGGGCGGCTACGGCGACGCCGCCTTCCTCAACGGCGCCAAGGGGGACCCCGAGCCCTGGCCCGGGCCGGAGCCGCCCTATCCTCTGGCATCGCTCCACGAGGGCCTTCCGGGGACCAAGTCGGGCAGCGGGGGCGGCTCCGGGGGCCTCGGGGGCTCTCCGGTTCTAGCCGGGAACCTGCCTGAGCCGCTCTACGCCGGCAATGCGTGCGGGGGCCCGTCGGCGGCGCCCGAGTACACGGCGGGCTACGGCGGGGGCTACCTGGCCCCGGGGTACTGCGCGCAGGGCGCCGCcgcgctgccgccgccgccccccgccgCGCTGCTgcagcccccgccgccgccgggcTACGGCCCCTCGGGGCCGCTCTACAACTACCCCGCGGGGGGCTACGCCGCGCAGCCGGGCTACGGCGccctgccgccgccgccgggcccgggcccgggctcCTACCTGACCTCGGGGCTGCCGGCGCCCACGCCCCTGGCCGCGCCAGGCCCACCCCGGCCCGCGCCCGCCCCCTACGCCTTCCCGGAGGGTGGCGTGTCGCTGAAACGCAAGGCGTCCGACGAGGGCGCCGACGGCCGCTACCGCAAGTACGTCTACGAGCCCGCCAAGGCCCCGGCGGCCGACGGCGCCCCCTACCCCGCGGCGGACAACGGCGACTGTCGGGGCAACGGGTTCCGGGCGAAGCCGCCGGGCGTCGCCGAGGAGGCGTCGGGCAAGTACGGGGCCGGCGTCCCGCTCAAGGTCCTGGGCTCCCCCGTCTACGGCGCGCCCCTCGAGCCCTTTGAAAAGTTCCCAGAGCGCGCCCCGGCGCCGGCTCCCCGCGGGGGCTTCGCCGTGCCGTCGGGGGAGCCTCCCAAGGGCGTGGACCCGCACGCCCTGGAGCTGGCGACGAGCAAGATGGTGGAGTGCGGGCCCCCGGTGCAGTGGGCGGACGTGGCGGGCCAGGGCGCGCTCAAGGCGGCgctggaggaggagctgctgtGGCCCCTGCTGAGGCCGCCCGCCTACCCCGGCAGCCCGCGCCCGCCGCGGACCGTGCTACTCTTCGGACCGCGCGGCGCCGGCAAAACACTGCTGGGCCGCTGCCTGGCCACGCAGCTGGGCGCAACGCTGCTGCGCCTGCGCGGGGCGACGCTGGCCGCGCCGGGCGCCGCCGAGGGCGCGCGCCTCCTCCAGGCCGCCTTCGCGGCTGCGCGCTGCCGCCCGCCGGCCGTGCTGCTCATCAGCGAGCTGGACGCCCTGCTGCCGGCCCGGGACGACGGCGCCGCCGCGGCGGGCGCGCTGCAGGCGCCGCTCCTGGCCTGCCTGGATGGCGGCTGCGGGGCCGGGGCCGACGGCGTGCTGGTCGTGGGCACCACGTCGCGGCCCGCGGCCCTGGACGAGGCCACCCGCCGGCGCTTCGCGCTCCGCTTCTACGTGGCGCTGCCCGACGGTCCGGCCCGCGGGCAGATCCTGCAGCGGGCGCTGGCCCAGCACGGCTGCGCGCTGAGCGAGCGGGAGCTGGCGGCCCTGGTGCAGGGCACCCAGGGCTTCTCCGGGGGCGAGCTGGGCCAGCTGTGCCAGCAGGCGGCGGCCGGGGCGGGCCTCCCAGGGCTGCAGCGCCCCCTCTCCTACAAGGACTTGGAGGCGGCGCTGGCCAAGGTGGGCCCTCGGGCCTCCGCCAAGGACCTGGACTCGTTGGTGGAGTGGGACAAAATGTACGGCTCCGGACACTGA